From one Mustelus asterias chromosome 2, sMusAst1.hap1.1, whole genome shotgun sequence genomic stretch:
- the ino80c gene encoding INO80 complex subunit C, with protein MAALAAPVIVAASTPTKHRHKKRPISPGNSGGAAAKKKKIGQNIVLDTIGENKSLATDSSPGHGEPPVKPLVFKDPNFIHSGIGGAGAGKKSRVWKNLKQILATERMLPWKLNDPNYSSIDALPSFKPAKKYSDISGLPANYTDPQSKLRYSSTEEFSYIRMLPSDIVTGYLALRKATSIVP; from the exons ATGGCGGCCTTGGCAGCGCCTGTGATAGTGGCGGCCTCCACTCCCACCAAACACCGCCATAAGAAAAGACCCATCAGCCCGGGGAACAGCGGGGGTGCAGCggcaaagaaaaagaaaataggGCAG AATATTGTATTGGATACCATTGGTGAGAATAAAAGTTTGGCGACAGATTCTAGTCCTGGACATGGCGAACCTCCTGTAAAACCTTTGGTATTTAAGGATCCAAATTTTATT CATTCTGGCATCGGAGGCGCAGGTGCTGGGAAGAAGAGCCGTGTTTGGaaaaatctgaaacaaattcTTGCTACCGAGAGGATGTTACCATGGAAACTGAATGATCCTAACT attccagcattgatGCTCTTCCTTCCTTTAAACCGGCCAAAAAATACTCTGATATTTCAGGACTTCCT GCCAATTATACAGACCCACAAAGCAAGCTACGATATAGCAGCACAGAAGAATTCTCATACATCCGCATGCTTCCTTCAGACATTGTGACTGGTTATTTGGCTTTAAGGAAAGCAACAAGTATAGTACCATGA